A single genomic interval of Pseudomonas sp. FeN3W harbors:
- a CDS encoding 1,6-dihydroxycyclohexa-2,4-diene-1-carboxylate dehydrogenase, giving the protein MNTRFQNKVAVITGAAQGIGRRVAERMGEEGGRLILVDRSELVHELADELGAKGVEVLTLTADLEQFADCHRVMDAAKERFGRLDILVNNVGGTIWAKPFEHYQEHEIEAEVRRSLFPTLWCCHAALPHMLEQGVGSIVNVSSIATRSVNRVPYGAAKGGVNALTACLAFENAQRGIRINATAPGGTEAPPRRIPRNAAEQSEQEKIWFQQIVDQTVDSTLMKRYGTIDEQAGAILFLASDDASYITGVTLPVGGGDIG; this is encoded by the coding sequence ATGAACACACGTTTTCAGAACAAGGTCGCCGTGATTACCGGTGCGGCCCAGGGCATCGGCCGCCGCGTGGCCGAACGCATGGGCGAAGAGGGGGGGCGGCTGATTCTGGTCGACCGTTCCGAGCTCGTCCACGAACTGGCCGATGAGCTGGGGGCGAAGGGCGTCGAGGTGCTGACGCTGACCGCCGATCTCGAGCAGTTTGCCGACTGCCATCGTGTCATGGATGCGGCGAAGGAGCGGTTCGGCCGCCTCGACATCCTCGTCAACAACGTCGGCGGCACCATCTGGGCAAAGCCCTTCGAGCATTACCAGGAACACGAGATCGAGGCCGAAGTGCGCCGTTCGCTGTTCCCCACGCTGTGGTGCTGCCATGCCGCGCTGCCACACATGCTGGAGCAAGGTGTCGGCTCCATCGTCAACGTGTCGTCTATTGCCACGCGCAGCGTGAATCGCGTGCCCTACGGCGCGGCCAAGGGCGGCGTTAACGCGCTGACTGCCTGCCTGGCGTTCGAGAACGCCCAGCGCGGCATCCGCATCAACGCCACCGCACCAGGCGGTACCGAAGCGCCGCCGCGGCGCATCCCGCGCAACGCTGCGGAGCAGAGTGAACAGGAAAAGATCTGGTTCCAGCAGATCGTCGATCAGACCGTCGACTCAACCCTGATGAAACGCTACGGGACGATCGACGAACAGGCCGGCGCCATCCTTTTCCTCGCCTCGGACGATGCGTCCTACATCACCGGCGTGACCCTGCCGGTCGGTGGTGGCGATATCGGCTGA
- the benC gene encoding benzoate 1,2-dioxygenase electron transfer component BenC gives MTHKIALNFEDGVTRFIDANIGETVADAAYRQGINVPLDCRDGACGACKCFAESGRYDLGEEYIEDALSEAEAEQGYVLTCQMRAESDCIIRVPAASDICKTQQANYQAAISNVRQLSESTIALSIKGESLNQLAFLPGQYVNLQVPGSDQTRAYSFSSLQKDGEVSFLIRNVPGGLMSSFLTNLAKAGDSVNLAGPLGAFYLREIKRPLLLLAGGTGLAPFTAMLEKIAEHGSEHPLHLIYGVTHDHDLVEMDKLEAFAARIPNFTYSACVASPASAYPQKGYVTQHIEPRHLNDGEVDIYLCGPPPMVEAVSGFIREQGLEPANFYYEKFAASA, from the coding sequence ATGACTCACAAGATCGCATTGAACTTCGAAGACGGCGTCACCCGTTTCATCGACGCCAACATCGGTGAAACCGTCGCTGACGCTGCCTACCGCCAAGGCATTAACGTCCCACTCGATTGCCGGGATGGCGCCTGCGGGGCCTGCAAGTGCTTCGCCGAAAGCGGTCGCTACGACCTTGGCGAGGAATACATCGAGGACGCGCTGAGCGAAGCCGAAGCCGAGCAGGGCTATGTATTGACCTGCCAGATGCGTGCCGAAAGCGACTGCATAATTCGCGTGCCGGCCGCCTCGGACATCTGCAAGACCCAGCAGGCCAACTACCAGGCTGCCATCAGCAACGTGCGCCAGCTGTCGGAGAGCACCATCGCGCTGTCGATCAAGGGCGAGTCGCTGAACCAGCTGGCGTTCCTGCCCGGGCAGTACGTGAACCTGCAGGTGCCCGGCAGCGATCAGACCCGCGCCTATTCCTTCAGCTCGTTGCAGAAAGACGGCGAGGTCAGCTTCCTGATCCGCAACGTGCCGGGCGGGTTGATGAGCAGCTTCCTGACCAACCTCGCCAAGGCCGGTGACAGCGTCAATCTGGCCGGTCCTCTGGGTGCTTTTTACCTGCGCGAGATCAAGCGGCCGCTGCTGTTGCTGGCCGGCGGCACCGGCCTGGCGCCGTTCACGGCGATGCTGGAGAAGATCGCCGAGCACGGCAGCGAGCACCCGCTGCACCTCATCTACGGTGTCACCCACGACCACGACCTGGTGGAGATGGACAAGCTCGAGGCCTTCGCTGCGCGCATTCCCAACTTCACTTACAGCGCCTGCGTCGCCAGCCCGGCCAGCGCCTATCCACAGAAGGGCTACGTGACCCAGCACATCGAGCCCAGGCATTTGAATGATGGTGAAGTAGATATCTACCTCTGCGGCCCGCCGCCGATGGTCGAGGCGGTCAGCGGGTTCATCCGCGAGCAAGGGTTGGAGCCGGCGAACTTCTACTACGAGAAGTTCGCCGCCAGCGCCTGA
- the benB gene encoding benzoate 1,2-dioxygenase small subunit — MSLTYEAARDFLYREARYLDDKDWDAWLELYAPDATFWMPAWDDRDQLTKDPMSEISLIWYGNRGGLEDRVFRIRTERSSATIPDTRTSHNISNLELLEQADGVCKLRFNWHTMSFRYKTVDHFYGTSFYTLDTRGENPLIKAKKVVLKNDYIRQMIDVYHL, encoded by the coding sequence ATGAGCCTGACTTACGAAGCCGCACGCGACTTCCTCTACCGCGAAGCGCGCTATCTGGATGACAAGGATTGGGATGCCTGGCTCGAACTCTATGCGCCGGACGCCACCTTCTGGATGCCGGCCTGGGATGACCGCGACCAGCTGACCAAGGATCCGATGAGTGAAATCTCGTTGATCTGGTACGGCAACCGCGGCGGCCTGGAAGACCGGGTATTCCGCATCCGCACCGAGCGCTCCAGCGCGACCATTCCGGACACTCGCACGAGTCACAACATCAGCAACCTCGAGCTGCTCGAGCAGGCCGACGGTGTCTGCAAGCTGCGCTTCAACTGGCACACGATGAGCTTTCGCTACAAGACGGTCGACCACTTCTACGGCACCAGCTTCTACACCCTCGATACGCGCGGCGAGAACCCGCTGATCAAGGCCAAGAAGGTCGTGCTGAAGAATGACTACATCCGCCAGATGATCGACGTTTACCACCTCTGA
- the benA gene encoding benzoate 1,2-dioxygenase large subunit: MSLGFDYLDSLLEEDKEKGVFRCKREMFTDPRLFDLEMKHIFEGNWLYLAHESQIPEKNDYYTTQMGRQPIFIARNKDGELNAFINACSHRGAMLCRFKSGNKATYTCPFHGWTFNNSGKLLKVKDPKEAGYPDSFNCDGSHDLKKVARFESYRGFLFGSLREDVAPLEEFLGESKKIIDMVVDQSPEGIEVLRGSSTYVYEGNWKLQAENGADGYHVTAVHWNYAATQQQRKLKEAGDDIRAMSAGGWGKKGGGFYSFENGHLLLWTRWDNPEDRPLYARRDEMIAEFGQARTDWMIENSRNLCLYPNLYLMDQFGSQLRIAKPLSVDKTEVTIYCIAPKGESAEARARRIRQYEDFFNVSGMATPDDLEEFRACQQGFAGRAMEWNDMSRGAKHWIDGADEGAQEVDLHPLMSGARTEDEGLFVLQHHYWQQQMIKAVQQEQDQLIHVEGA; encoded by the coding sequence ATGTCCCTGGGATTCGACTACCTTGATTCGCTGCTAGAAGAAGATAAAGAGAAGGGCGTCTTTCGCTGCAAGCGCGAAATGTTCACCGATCCTCGGTTGTTCGATCTGGAGATGAAACACATCTTCGAGGGCAACTGGCTGTACCTCGCTCACGAAAGCCAGATCCCCGAGAAGAACGACTACTACACCACCCAGATGGGTCGTCAGCCAATCTTCATCGCCCGCAACAAGGATGGCGAACTCAACGCCTTCATCAATGCTTGCAGCCATCGCGGCGCCATGCTCTGCCGCTTCAAGAGCGGTAACAAGGCGACCTATACCTGCCCATTCCACGGCTGGACCTTCAATAACTCGGGCAAGCTGCTCAAGGTCAAGGATCCCAAGGAAGCCGGCTACCCGGACAGCTTCAACTGCGACGGCTCGCATGACCTGAAGAAGGTCGCGCGCTTCGAGTCCTATCGCGGCTTCCTGTTCGGCAGCCTGCGTGAGGATGTCGCGCCGCTGGAGGAGTTTCTCGGCGAGTCGAAGAAGATCATCGACATGGTGGTCGACCAGTCGCCGGAAGGCATCGAGGTCCTGCGCGGTTCCTCCACCTATGTCTATGAAGGTAACTGGAAGCTGCAGGCCGAGAACGGCGCCGATGGCTACCACGTCACCGCCGTGCATTGGAACTACGCCGCCACCCAGCAGCAGCGCAAGCTCAAGGAGGCGGGAGACGATATCCGTGCGATGAGCGCCGGCGGCTGGGGCAAGAAGGGCGGTGGTTTCTACTCCTTCGAGAACGGCCATCTACTGCTCTGGACCCGCTGGGATAACCCGGAAGACCGCCCGCTGTACGCCCGCCGCGACGAGATGATCGCCGAGTTCGGCCAGGCACGCACCGACTGGATGATCGAGAACTCGCGCAACCTCTGCCTCTACCCGAACCTGTACCTGATGGACCAGTTCGGCTCGCAGTTGCGCATCGCCAAACCGCTGTCCGTGGACAAGACCGAAGTCACCATCTATTGCATCGCGCCCAAGGGTGAGAGTGCCGAAGCCCGCGCCCGTCGCATCCGCCAGTACGAAGACTTCTTCAACGTCAGCGGCATGGCCACGCCGGATGACCTCGAAGAGTTCCGCGCCTGCCAGCAGGGCTTCGCCGGCCGTGCGATGGAATGGAACGACATGTCCCGCGGGGCCAAGCACTGGATCGACGGCGCCGACGAGGGCGCGCAGGAGGTCGACCTGCATCCGCTGATGAGCGGCGCGCGCACCGAGGATGAAGGCCTGTTCGTGCTGCAGCACCACTACTGGCAGCAGCAGATGATCAAGGCGGTGCAGCAAGAGCAGGATCAACTGATCCATGTGGAGGGCGCGTAA
- a CDS encoding AraC family transcriptional regulator, with protein sequence MERLLNEKSRIFEHADPHAVSDYVNQHVGVHCIQLPRTGSPQASLSHCKFGKLDLCQISYGGSVHVTSPALETIYHLQLLQRGHCLWRGRGQEHYFTPGELLLINPDDPVDLTYSDDCEKLIVKLPASFLEKACSENQWQAPAEGIRFGSNRHALSELDGFGSLLGLICQEAGSEQSIPQIQEQYSRIIASKLLCSLASNIRRDPFGDSCPSFGRIADYIDEHLKRDISVEQLAELANMSLRSLYLLFERKVGTTPKSYIRQRKLEQIHGRLSDPSARVRNITEIAMDYGFMHLGRFSESYKSTFGELPSDTLRRHH encoded by the coding sequence ATGGAACGACTGCTGAACGAAAAAAGCAGGATCTTCGAGCATGCCGATCCGCATGCAGTGTCGGACTACGTCAATCAGCACGTGGGGGTGCACTGCATCCAGTTGCCGCGCACCGGCAGCCCGCAAGCCAGCCTCAGCCACTGCAAGTTCGGCAAGCTCGATCTGTGCCAGATCAGTTACGGTGGCAGCGTTCATGTCACGTCGCCGGCGCTTGAAACCATCTATCACCTGCAGCTGCTGCAGCGCGGCCATTGCCTGTGGCGCGGGCGGGGTCAGGAGCACTATTTCACCCCCGGTGAGCTGTTGCTGATCAATCCGGACGATCCGGTCGATCTGACCTATTCGGATGACTGCGAGAAGCTCATCGTCAAACTGCCAGCCTCCTTTCTGGAAAAGGCCTGTAGCGAAAACCAATGGCAGGCTCCGGCGGAGGGGATTCGCTTCGGCAGCAACCGTCATGCGCTCAGTGAACTCGATGGGTTTGGCAGCCTGCTTGGTTTGATCTGCCAGGAGGCGGGATCCGAGCAGAGCATTCCGCAGATTCAGGAACAGTACAGCCGCATCATCGCCAGCAAGCTGCTCTGTAGCCTGGCCAGCAACATCCGCCGTGATCCGTTTGGCGACAGTTGCCCGTCCTTCGGGCGGATTGCCGACTATATAGATGAGCATCTGAAGCGTGACATTTCCGTCGAGCAGCTGGCCGAGCTGGCCAACATGAGCCTGCGCTCGCTCTATCTGCTGTTCGAGCGCAAGGTCGGCACCACGCCGAAGTCCTATATCCGCCAGCGCAAGCTGGAGCAGATCCATGGTCGGCTGAGCGATCCTTCGGCCAGGGTGCGCAACATCACCGAGATCGCCATGGACTACGGCTTCATGCATCTGGGGCGTTTCTCGGAAAGCTACAAGAGCACCTTCGGCGAGCTGCCTTCGGATACCCTGCGCCGCCATCACTGA
- the dusA gene encoding tRNA dihydrouridine(20/20a) synthase DusA, which yields MDWTDRHCRYFLRQLSKHALLYTEMVTTGALLHGDAARFLRYDESEHPLALQLGGSVPGDLAACAKLAEAAGYDEVNLNVGCPSDRVQNNMIGACLMGHPSLVADCVKAMRDAVDIEVTVKHRIGINGRDSYAELCDFVGQVRDVGCRSFTVHARIAILEGLSPKQNREVPPLRYDVAAQLKKDFPDLEIILNGGIKTLDECRAHLQTFDGVMLGREAYHNPYLLARVDQELFGSEAPVVSRAQALRNMRPYIERHLSEGGAMHHITRHVLGLGQGFPGARRFRQLLSVDIHKTSEPLALLDQATALLEGH from the coding sequence ATGGATTGGACGGACCGCCATTGCCGCTATTTCCTGCGCCAGCTTTCCAAACACGCCCTGCTCTACACCGAGATGGTCACTACCGGTGCGCTGCTGCACGGCGATGCGGCGCGCTTTCTGCGCTACGACGAGAGCGAACACCCGCTGGCGCTGCAGCTGGGCGGCAGCGTGCCGGGCGATCTGGCGGCTTGCGCGAAGCTCGCCGAAGCCGCGGGTTATGACGAGGTGAATCTGAACGTCGGCTGCCCCAGTGATCGGGTACAGAACAACATGATCGGCGCCTGCCTGATGGGTCACCCGTCGTTGGTGGCCGATTGCGTCAAGGCGATGCGCGATGCGGTAGATATCGAAGTCACCGTCAAGCATCGCATCGGGATCAATGGCCGCGACAGCTATGCCGAACTGTGCGACTTCGTCGGTCAGGTGCGCGACGTCGGCTGCCGCAGTTTCACCGTACACGCGCGCATCGCCATCCTCGAAGGGCTGTCACCGAAGCAGAACCGCGAAGTGCCGCCATTGCGCTACGATGTCGCCGCGCAGCTGAAGAAGGACTTCCCGGACCTCGAGATCATCCTGAACGGCGGCATCAAGACGCTGGACGAGTGCCGCGCGCACCTGCAGACCTTCGATGGCGTCATGCTCGGCCGCGAGGCCTACCACAATCCCTATCTGCTGGCCCGCGTAGACCAGGAGCTGTTTGGTAGCGAGGCGCCGGTAGTCAGCCGGGCACAGGCACTGCGCAACATGCGGCCCTATATCGAGCGGCACCTGAGCGAAGGTGGCGCGATGCATCACATCACCCGCCATGTACTCGGTTTGGGTCAGGGCTTTCCCGGCGCGCGGCGCTTCCGCCAGCTGCTTTCAGTGGACATCCACAAGACGAGCGAACCCCTGGCGTTGCTCGATCAGGCGACGGCGCTGCTCGAAGGGCACTGA
- the tal gene encoding transaldolase, which yields MTSKLEQLKQFTTVVADTGDIDAIARLKPVDATTNPSLLLKAAAMPRYADDLSNAMKQCQGDIGLACDLFAVAVGKQVLELIPGRISTEVDARLSFDTQAMVQRGERLIGLYEQAGISRERVLIKIASTWEGIRAAEQLEKAGIQTNLTLLFSFTQAVACAEAGVFLISPFVGRIYDWYKKHEGRDYQGAEDPGVQSVSRIYDYYKAHGYKTVVMGASFRNVGQIEALAGCDRLTISPELLGDLAEASGTLERKLQPGRESEPRISLDEKSFRWGLNEDAMATEKLAEGIRQFARDQEKLEALLAKLA from the coding sequence ATGACTTCCAAGCTGGAACAACTCAAGCAGTTCACCACCGTCGTCGCCGATACGGGCGACATCGACGCCATCGCTCGCCTGAAACCGGTGGACGCCACCACCAATCCTTCACTGCTGCTCAAGGCCGCGGCCATGCCGCGTTACGCCGATGATCTGTCGAACGCGATGAAACAGTGTCAGGGCGACATCGGCCTGGCGTGCGACCTGTTCGCCGTCGCGGTAGGCAAGCAGGTTCTGGAACTGATCCCCGGACGCATCTCCACCGAAGTCGACGCGCGACTGTCGTTCGACACTCAAGCCATGGTCCAGCGCGGTGAACGTCTGATCGGCCTTTACGAGCAGGCCGGCATCAGCCGCGAGCGCGTATTGATCAAGATCGCCTCGACCTGGGAAGGCATCCGCGCAGCGGAACAGCTGGAGAAAGCCGGCATCCAGACCAACCTTACCCTGCTGTTCTCCTTCACCCAGGCCGTGGCATGCGCCGAGGCCGGCGTGTTCCTGATTTCACCGTTCGTTGGCCGTATCTACGACTGGTACAAGAAGCACGAAGGCCGTGATTACCAGGGCGCGGAAGATCCAGGCGTGCAGTCGGTCAGCCGCATCTACGACTACTACAAGGCTCACGGCTACAAGACGGTGGTGATGGGCGCGAGCTTCCGCAACGTCGGACAGATCGAGGCACTGGCGGGTTGTGATCGGCTGACCATCAGCCCGGAACTGCTCGGCGACCTGGCTGAGGCCAGCGGCACACTGGAGCGCAAACTGCAGCCCGGTCGCGAGTCAGAGCCGCGTATCAGCCTGGATGAGAAGAGTTTCCGCTGGGGCCTGAACGAGGATGCGATGGCGACCGAAAAGCTCGCCGAAGGCATCCGTCAGTTCGCGCGGGATCAGGAGAAACTCGAAGCCCTGCTGGCCAAGCTGGCCTGA
- a CDS encoding STAS domain-containing protein: MSTGRIQFAEMDGTFVLKFIGEIRLTLCSALDATIEKIFSSRNFSSIVIDLTESRSIDSTTLGLLAKLSILSRQKVGMLPTLVTTHPDITRLLQSMGFDQVFNIVDTPLPCPECLADLPSQDQSEEVVKAKVLEAHRILMSLNESNREAFHDLVTALERS, translated from the coding sequence ATGAGTACTGGTAGAATCCAGTTCGCCGAGATGGATGGCACCTTTGTTCTGAAGTTCATAGGTGAAATTCGTTTGACGCTCTGTTCGGCGCTGGATGCAACGATCGAAAAGATATTCTCGTCACGCAATTTTTCTTCGATCGTCATCGATCTGACCGAGAGCCGCAGCATCGACAGCACGACCTTGGGCCTGCTGGCCAAGCTGTCGATCCTGTCGCGGCAGAAGGTGGGCATGCTGCCCACCCTGGTTACCACCCACCCGGACATCACCCGACTGTTGCAGTCGATGGGCTTCGATCAGGTGTTCAACATCGTCGACACGCCGCTGCCATGTCCGGAGTGCCTGGCCGACCTGCCATCGCAGGATCAGTCCGAAGAGGTGGTGAAGGCCAAGGTGCTGGAGGCCCACCGCATCCTGATGAGCCTCAACGAGTCCAATCGCGAGGCCTTCCATGACCTCGTCACCGCATTGGAGCGATCCTGA
- a CDS encoding response regulator produces MHKPSATLLIIDDDDVVRASLAAYLDDSGFRVLQAGNGPQGMELFESEQPDLVICDLRMPQMDGLELIRQISERQLDLPVIVVSGAGVMSDAVEALRLGAADYLIKPLEDLAMLEHSVRRALDRSRLRLENRRYREQLETANRDLQASLHLLQEDQDAGRQVQMNMLPVTPWSVDGFDFAHQIIPSLYLSGDFVDYFRVDERRIGFYLADVSGHGASSAFVTVLLKFMTTRLLYESRRGGTLREFKPSEVLDHINRGLINCKLGKHVTMLGGVIDQERNVLHYSIGGHLPMPVLYTGEGAHYLEGRGLPVGLFVEATYQDFELELPETFSLTLLSDGILDLLPGDTLKDKESALPGLITEAGGTLDGLRRVFGLAELADMPDDIALLVLSRNLA; encoded by the coding sequence ATGCATAAACCAAGCGCGACGCTGCTGATCATAGATGACGACGATGTGGTTCGAGCCAGTCTGGCTGCCTATCTGGATGACAGTGGTTTTCGTGTCTTGCAGGCCGGCAATGGCCCGCAGGGCATGGAGCTCTTCGAGTCGGAACAGCCCGATCTGGTTATCTGCGATCTGCGCATGCCGCAGATGGATGGCCTCGAACTTATCCGTCAGATCAGCGAACGCCAGCTCGACCTCCCTGTGATCGTGGTTTCCGGTGCCGGCGTGATGAGCGATGCGGTTGAGGCCCTGCGCCTGGGCGCCGCCGACTACCTGATCAAGCCACTCGAAGACCTGGCGATGCTCGAGCATTCGGTACGCCGGGCGTTGGACCGTTCCCGTCTGCGCCTGGAAAACCGCCGCTATCGCGAGCAGCTCGAAACGGCCAATCGCGATCTGCAAGCCAGCCTGCATCTGTTGCAGGAAGATCAGGACGCCGGCCGCCAGGTTCAGATGAACATGCTGCCGGTGACGCCCTGGAGCGTCGACGGTTTCGACTTCGCCCACCAGATCATTCCGTCGTTGTACCTGTCGGGTGACTTCGTCGACTACTTCCGGGTGGATGAGCGGCGTATCGGTTTCTACCTGGCCGATGTGTCCGGTCACGGCGCCTCGTCGGCATTCGTGACCGTGCTGCTCAAGTTCATGACCACGCGACTGTTGTACGAATCGCGCCGCGGCGGCACGTTGCGCGAGTTCAAGCCGTCGGAAGTGCTCGACCACATCAATCGCGGGCTGATCAATTGCAAGCTGGGCAAGCACGTCACCATGCTCGGTGGCGTGATCGATCAAGAGCGCAATGTGTTGCACTACAGCATTGGCGGGCATCTGCCCATGCCGGTGCTGTACACGGGGGAGGGCGCGCACTATCTGGAAGGGCGTGGTCTGCCGGTCGGGTTGTTCGTCGAGGCGACCTATCAGGATTTCGAGCTGGAGCTGCCGGAGACCTTCAGCCTGACGTTGCTCTCCGATGGCATTCTGGACCTTTTGCCCGGCGACACACTCAAAGACAAAGAGTCCGCGTTGCCCGGTCTGATTACCGAGGCCGGTGGCACGCTGGATGGATTACGTCGAGTCTTCGGGTTGGCCGAACTGGCTGACATGCCCGACGATATCGCCTTGCTGGTGTTGAGCAGGAACCTTGCATGA
- a CDS encoding PilZ domain-containing protein: MSQKDRDYSEKRDFIRMQIETTVALEHGDTKMSGTCIDLSSTGMQVLASAQLRMGDKVRVLIPSEHSELKGLDAQTEVVRVSQLDDGRQSLGLAILSMS; encoded by the coding sequence ATGAGCCAGAAAGACCGCGATTACAGTGAAAAACGCGATTTCATCCGGATGCAGATCGAAACCACCGTTGCGCTGGAACATGGCGACACAAAAATGAGCGGCACCTGTATCGACCTCTCCAGTACCGGCATGCAGGTTCTGGCCAGCGCCCAACTACGCATGGGCGATAAGGTCCGCGTACTCATTCCGTCCGAGCACAGCGAGCTGAAAGGGCTGGACGCGCAGACAGAAGTCGTACGCGTCAGCCAGCTCGACGATGGCCGGCAAAGCCTGGGGCTGGCAATCCTTTCGATGTCCTGA
- a CDS encoding VacJ family lipoprotein, with protein MPKIATAWIAVLKASFVATVATLGAAPALAAEEDPWESVNRAVFRFNDTVDTYTLKPLAQGYQKVTPNFLEDGIGNVFSNLGDVIVLTNDLLQGKVHDAGIDTSRILFNTTFGVLGFFDVATRMGLHKNDEDFGQTLGAWGLGSGPYVVLPLLGPSTVRDAVGRVPDSFLEPYPHMDHVPSRNVTRGVDLVDTRAGLLSAEKMIQGDRYIFVRNAYLQNREFRVKDGEVEDDF; from the coding sequence ATGCCCAAGATCGCTACGGCCTGGATCGCCGTGCTCAAGGCCAGTTTCGTCGCTACGGTCGCCACGCTTGGCGCGGCGCCTGCTCTGGCGGCCGAAGAAGATCCGTGGGAAAGCGTCAACCGCGCGGTGTTCCGCTTCAATGACACCGTCGACACCTACACCCTCAAGCCCCTGGCCCAGGGTTACCAGAAGGTGACGCCGAACTTCCTCGAAGATGGCATCGGCAATGTGTTCAGCAACTTAGGTGACGTGATTGTGCTGACCAACGACCTGCTGCAGGGCAAGGTCCACGATGCGGGCATCGACACCAGTCGCATCCTGTTCAACACCACGTTCGGTGTGCTCGGCTTCTTCGATGTGGCCACCCGGATGGGGTTGCACAAGAACGATGAGGACTTCGGCCAGACGCTGGGTGCCTGGGGGCTTGGAAGTGGGCCTTATGTCGTGTTGCCGCTGCTTGGACCAAGCACGGTGCGTGATGCCGTCGGCCGCGTGCCGGATTCCTTTCTCGAGCCGTATCCGCATATGGATCACGTGCCGAGCCGCAACGTGACGCGTGGTGTGGATCTGGTCGATACGCGGGCAGGTCTGCTGTCCGCCGAGAAGATGATTCAGGGGGATCGCTACATCTTCGTACGCAATGCGTACCTGCAGAATCGCGAATTCCGGGTCAAGGACGGTGAAGTCGAAGACGACTTCTGA
- a CDS encoding DUF4404 family protein: MPEHDLQSQLEELRYQLAQDTPLTDEERASLQAIAQDIEARLATQGTTDHNDSLVDGVNLAVERFEVSHPSMAMTLRNIMQTLANMGI, encoded by the coding sequence ATGCCGGAACATGATCTGCAGTCGCAGCTCGAAGAACTGCGTTATCAACTGGCCCAGGACACGCCGCTGACCGACGAGGAGCGGGCTTCGCTGCAGGCGATCGCCCAGGACATCGAGGCTCGCCTGGCGACGCAGGGCACCACCGACCACAACGACTCGCTGGTGGATGGCGTCAACCTGGCCGTCGAACGTTTCGAGGTCAGCCACCCAAGCATGGCCATGACGCTGCGCAACATCATGCAGACCCTGGCCAACATGGGTATCTGA
- the queF gene encoding NADPH-dependent 7-cyano-7-deazaguanine reductase QueF (Catalyzes the NADPH-dependent reduction of 7-cyano-7-deazaguanine (preQ0) to 7-aminomethyl-7-deazaguanine (preQ1) in queuosine biosynthesis) encodes MQHPAEHSPLGKSSDYVATYSPHLLFPIPRAPKWAELGLTAETLPYQGVDLWNCYELSWLLPSGKPVVAIGEFEIPADSPNIIESKSFKLYLNSLNQSVFESREALVEVMIADLSAAAGKAVKVRLRTLDEVASEGVATLPGRCIDDLDVTIEHYDHPQPELLTCDARRLVEESLHSHLLKSNCPVTGQPDWGSVVVEYRGAALQAESLLAYLVSFRQHADFHEQCVERIFLDLQRLLQPEKLTVYARYVRRGGLDINPYRSTEAMVVDNRRLVRQ; translated from the coding sequence ATGCAGCATCCCGCCGAACATTCTCCGCTGGGCAAGTCCAGTGACTACGTCGCCACCTACAGCCCGCATCTGCTGTTTCCGATTCCGCGTGCGCCGAAGTGGGCCGAACTGGGCCTCACCGCCGAGACGCTGCCCTATCAGGGCGTAGACCTGTGGAATTGCTACGAACTGTCCTGGCTGCTGCCTTCCGGCAAGCCGGTGGTGGCGATCGGTGAATTCGAGATTCCGGCCGATTCGCCGAACATCATCGAATCCAAGTCGTTCAAGCTCTATCTGAACTCGCTGAACCAGTCGGTGTTCGAGTCGCGTGAGGCATTGGTCGAGGTGATGATCGCCGATCTTTCCGCGGCAGCCGGCAAAGCCGTGAAAGTGCGCCTGCGCACGCTGGATGAGGTGGCGAGCGAGGGCGTTGCAACGCTGCCGGGTCGCTGCATCGATGATCTGGACGTGACCATCGAACATTACGACCATCCCCAGCCGGAGCTGTTGACCTGCGATGCGCGGCGTTTGGTCGAGGAGTCGCTGCACAGTCATCTGCTCAAGTCCAACTGCCCAGTGACGGGTCAGCCGGACTGGGGCAGCGTGGTCGTCGAGTATCGCGGCGCGGCGCTGCAGGCGGAGAGCCTGTTGGCCTATCTGGTGAGCTTCCGCCAGCATGCCGACTTTCACGAGCAGTGCGTGGAGCGCATCTTTCTCGATCTGCAGCGCTTGCTGCAGCCGGAGAAGCTGACGGTCTATGCGCGTTATGTGCGCCGCGGCGGGCTGGACATCAATCCGTACCGCAGTACCGAGGCGATGGTCGTGGACAATCGCCGTCTGGTGCGCCAGTAA